TATTTGTACATTACCGGAGGTCCGCATACACATGCTATCGTGTTTTTGGGATCGATGTTATCAATATATTTAAAAAGATGAGTAACCATTCCTTCTTCGATTTTATCTTCAAAACCATCATTTCCCTTATCGACTGTTAGGTGTAATTCTAACTGATCAGACTCAAGCATTTCCAAGAAATCAGGTTTATAAAGCATATCATCAACATTTTTTGCTCCATATAAATAAATCAACCTACCAAACAATTCGCGGTTATCCATTATATAAAGCAATAATGACCTCAAAGGAGCAGCACCCAATCCACCTGCAACAATGATAATATCTTTTCCTAACATTTTATTTATTGGAAATCCATTACCAAAAGGACCTCGCAGACCAACCTGATCACCATCTTTGAGTTCGAATATTTTATTTGTGATCTTTCCTGTTTTTCTGATGGCAAATTCAAAAATACCTTTTCTAGTTGGTGAGGAAGAAATTGAAAAAGGAGCTTCCCCGGTTCCATAAATAGATAACATCATAAATTGACCGGGATTATAATCAAGATCAAGATGTTTAAACTCTTCTTTGGGAACAGCCTGGAAAAACCTGACATCAGGAGTTAAATCTCTTTTGCTGATAATTCTCATTAAAATTGGTGTATATAATTCAGGTTCTTTTTTATATTCATATTTCATTTTTCCCTCCTTTTTTCAACTGAGCGACTATCTTTGGTACATTTATATCGACAGGACAGGTCACAATGCATCTCCCACAACCAACACAACTTGGTGAACCGAAATGTCCGATAAATGCTTTTAATTTGTGTGTGTACCAGAGTTTTAGCCTTTCTGCTTTAGATTCCCTGAAATTATGTCTTCCAGCAACTAGGGAATAATCTTTAAACTGGCAGGAATCCCAGTATCTTCTCCTGTGACCTTCTTCTTTATTCAATTCCAGATCATCGATAATGTTGAAGCAGGTGCAGGTTGGACAAACCATTGTACATTGACCACAGGACAAACATTTATCTCCTAATTCATCCCAGAAATCTGCTTCATACATTAATTCCATAAGGTCAGTAACTCCTTCCAGATCGACATCATTAGTAAATTTTGATTGTTTCCTTTTCCTGAATTCTACAAATTTTTGAGCAACATCTTTGGGAACATTTTCCTGAAAAATATCAGAACCAAGACGAACGATATCATCTCCGATTTCCGAACCGACCCAGACCAGATAATAATCACCCAAATCAAATAAAAAAAGATCATAACCTTCTTCTACGATGCTGGTATTTGTTTTATGACAGAAACAATGTTCATCGGGAATTCCGGACTTACCTATGATAACCAATTTTTCCCTTCTTTTCATATAATAATTATCAACAAAGTCAGTTGTGTAAAATTTTGTTAAAATGTTTACAGCATGTATTTCACAAGCAGGAACACCAACGACCACAGTAGTTGGAATTTCTTCATTCGGTATGGAATATTTTTGAGGAGTAAAATCTAGGATATTAAAATCCGGTGGCATTAGAAATTTTTTAACAGGTAATATGGTTCTAACGCATTCTTTACGCAAAATAAGATCTTTTTTATCTTCAATTTTTGCATAAACAAAACGAGAACCCTTGGGAACAGGTGACCATACTTCCCCGAATTTGCTTAATACTCCGTAAAGCTTATTCTCGTCCTTTTTAGACAGTTTGAGAGCTCTCATCTTGTTCTCCTTTGATTGATTTTTTTACATAAGTTCTCTAAAGTTTAAGTCTATCTTCGCAAAACTTCTTAATTTTCAGGGAATTTTTGCTACTACTTTTTTTAGTTCAGGATTTTCTTTACATTCTTTCTCAAATTCCACCTCTCGAATTTGATTCCTGTAATTAGCAGATTGGAAGCGATAAACATACCTGCTTTCACTATCCTTCATCTCCTCATATAAAGCAACTACATCTTCGATAAAAACTCTTTCTTCATCAGTTGGGATCACAAATATTCTAACTTTTGAATCTTTTGCAGTGATGTCACATTCAGCATTTCTTGTTTTTGCTAACTCGTTCTTTTTCCGGTCATATTTGATTCCCATGAATTCGAGACCATCCAGGGTTTTAGCTCTGATAATACTGCTCTTCTCTCCAACTCCTG
This genomic interval from Candidatus Cloacimonadota bacterium contains the following:
- a CDS encoding oxidoreductase produces the protein MKYEYKKEPELYTPILMRIISKRDLTPDVRFFQAVPKEEFKHLDLDYNPGQFMMLSIYGTGEAPFSISSSPTRKGIFEFAIRKTGKITNKIFELKDGDQVGLRGPFGNGFPINKMLGKDIIIVAGGLGAAPLRSLLLYIMDNRELFGRLIYLYGAKNVDDMLYKPDFLEMLESDQLELHLTVDKGNDGFEDKIEEGMVTHLFKYIDNIDPKNTIACVCGPPVMYKYVVAEILKFNLEKDKILLNLERRMKCGTGKCGHCIIDYRYTCIDGPVFTYWDVIHMRELI